A stretch of Prosthecobacter debontii DNA encodes these proteins:
- a CDS encoding YgdI/YgdR family lipoprotein yields MPLIKPFLSVILTATLLASCQSAGGSYKITLKDGRQYMCKGRPEYQSKTGYYRYRTFQDRDSLLRADEVLMIEEQDT; encoded by the coding sequence ATGCCTCTGATCAAGCCATTCCTCAGCGTCATTCTGACGGCCACTCTCCTGGCAAGCTGCCAGTCGGCGGGCGGCAGCTATAAAATCACTCTGAAAGACGGCCGCCAATACATGTGCAAAGGACGCCCGGAATACCAAAGCAAGACTGGCTATTACCGCTACCGAACCTTCCAAGACCGCGACTCGCTCCTCCGCGCCGATGAAGTGCTGATGATCGAGGAACAAGACACATGA
- a CDS encoding class I SAM-dependent methyltransferase, whose translation MSAATFLQEFVRNWQTVGAVAPSSQALAYRMMESAEVGRAQHVLELGPGTGAFTEAILDVMPHGSSYLGIELNETFVSQLKPRFPSMDFRAAGAQEFDFGSYLGGREPFDVIVSGLPWTAFPRSLQEAILANVLPHLKPGGRFATFAYYGFHRLPSGQRFRGLLHERLTGVETSRVVWGNVPPAFVYVARK comes from the coding sequence ATGTCCGCCGCTACTTTCCTTCAAGAATTCGTCCGCAATTGGCAGACCGTTGGGGCTGTGGCTCCTTCCAGTCAGGCTTTGGCTTACCGGATGATGGAATCCGCCGAGGTGGGCCGTGCCCAGCATGTGCTGGAGCTGGGGCCTGGCACGGGAGCATTTACGGAAGCGATTTTGGATGTGATGCCGCATGGTTCGAGCTATTTGGGGATCGAGCTCAATGAAACCTTCGTTTCTCAGCTCAAACCGCGCTTCCCCAGCATGGATTTCCGAGCGGCTGGGGCGCAGGAGTTTGATTTTGGCAGTTATCTGGGCGGGCGGGAGCCCTTCGATGTGATCGTCAGTGGTTTGCCCTGGACCGCTTTTCCCCGTTCACTCCAGGAGGCGATCTTGGCCAATGTGCTGCCGCATCTGAAGCCCGGAGGGCGCTTTGCCACCTTCGCTTACTACGGTTTTCATCGCCTACCCAGCGGTCAGCGTTTTCGGGGGCTGCTGCATGAGCGGCTCACGGGGGTGGAGACCAGCCGTGTGGTGTGGGGAAATGTGCCGCCGGCCTTCGTCTATGTGGCACGGAAGTAG
- a CDS encoding lactonase family protein: MNFNRASLSFIFAALTTSAIAGDNYLVYFGCYTNAKSGSKGIYVSKFSSGTGELSDPELAVETGSPSFLAISADKKHLYAVGEMPVPGSKAGGVSAFNISLPEGKLSPINQVSSVGVGPCHVSLDHTGEMAMIANYGSGSVASYAIGQGGELSEAVSFMQHEGSSVDPKRQAGPHGHSINASPDNQFALACDLGLDKVLIYKIDPERGSLMGHGHATVPPGSGPRHLAFHPNGKFVFVNNEMLMTVTSFAYQATKGAMTEIETVSTLPEADRGKQGYSTAETVAHPNGKFVYVSNRTHDTIAVFSCDPATGKLTLIQNAPAEGEIPRNFCLDPSGRWMIVAHQNSNTAALFKVDTETGKLAFTGKKVKVGGAVCVRFLALD, encoded by the coding sequence ATGAATTTTAACCGAGCTTCACTTTCGTTTATCTTTGCAGCGCTGACCACGTCAGCCATCGCCGGTGATAACTACCTCGTTTACTTTGGTTGTTACACCAATGCCAAGTCGGGAAGCAAGGGCATCTACGTTTCGAAGTTCAGCAGCGGCACCGGTGAGCTTAGCGATCCGGAGTTGGCGGTGGAAACCGGCAGCCCCAGCTTCCTGGCCATCTCCGCCGACAAAAAGCACCTCTATGCCGTGGGTGAGATGCCCGTGCCTGGCAGCAAGGCCGGGGGAGTCAGCGCCTTTAACATCAGCCTGCCCGAGGGGAAGCTCAGCCCCATCAATCAAGTCTCCTCCGTGGGCGTGGGTCCCTGCCATGTCTCGCTGGATCACACCGGCGAGATGGCCATGATCGCGAACTACGGCAGTGGCAGCGTGGCCAGCTACGCCATCGGTCAAGGCGGAGAATTGAGCGAAGCGGTGAGCTTCATGCAGCATGAAGGCAGCAGCGTGGACCCGAAGCGCCAGGCGGGTCCCCATGGGCACAGCATCAATGCCAGCCCGGACAATCAGTTCGCCCTCGCCTGTGACCTGGGGCTGGATAAGGTGCTGATCTATAAGATCGATCCTGAGCGCGGCAGCCTCATGGGGCATGGGCACGCCACCGTCCCTCCCGGCAGCGGCCCCCGCCACCTCGCCTTCCACCCCAACGGCAAGTTCGTCTTTGTGAACAATGAGATGCTGATGACGGTGACCTCCTTTGCCTATCAGGCCACAAAGGGAGCCATGACCGAGATCGAGACCGTCTCTACCCTCCCTGAAGCAGATCGTGGTAAGCAGGGCTACAGCACGGCGGAAACCGTGGCTCACCCGAATGGCAAATTCGTCTATGTGTCCAACCGCACCCACGACACCATCGCCGTCTTCTCCTGCGATCCGGCCACCGGAAAACTCACCTTGATCCAGAATGCCCCTGCGGAAGGGGAAATTCCCCGTAACTTCTGCCTGGACCCTTCCGGCAGGTGGATGATCGTGGCCCACCAGAACAGCAACACTGCCGCGCTCTTCAAGGTGGATACCGAGACGGGTAAACTGGCCTTTACGGGTAAAAAGGTGAAGGTCGGCGGTGCGGTCTGTGTACGTTTTCTGGCACTGGACTGA
- a CDS encoding helix-turn-helix transcriptional regulator, translated as MLFPAFESRWLGADAQLGGNHWLKALRPGGVTALLLLEGPVRVEWSLRSHREISGNSLIWLNTAVALPESWRLLGGRQHEALALHFPIEWVHSSLTSLRQELSADFRGLLLGPHSATPLITRPLEAEDRVWSRTLMAPTLCTAARHLLEGSRMSEFFFRKVLTESKGEELFCTRTRRLSLERVAKVRAALLENLEEPPTLEELARLCGCNPQYLSRTFSEAAGTTISLYLRRLRIERAAEMLAHGRANASEAALEVGYRSLSHFSQAFRAEKGITPSEWVRRPGISAEANTNIGANANTNARQIPA; from the coding sequence ATGCTTTTTCCTGCCTTTGAAAGCCGCTGGCTGGGTGCCGATGCCCAGCTCGGGGGAAATCATTGGCTCAAGGCCCTGCGCCCCGGGGGAGTCACCGCCCTGCTGCTGCTGGAGGGGCCGGTGCGGGTGGAGTGGAGCCTGCGCAGCCATCGTGAGATCTCCGGCAATAGCCTGATCTGGCTGAATACGGCGGTGGCCTTGCCGGAGAGCTGGCGCTTGCTCGGGGGGCGTCAGCATGAGGCCCTGGCCCTGCATTTTCCCATCGAGTGGGTGCACAGCAGTCTCACCAGCCTGCGCCAGGAGTTGTCGGCAGATTTCCGGGGCCTCTTACTCGGGCCGCACTCCGCCACCCCGCTGATCACACGCCCGCTGGAGGCGGAGGATCGAGTCTGGTCCCGCACCCTTATGGCGCCCACACTTTGCACCGCCGCAAGGCACCTGCTGGAGGGCAGTCGAATGAGTGAGTTTTTCTTCCGCAAGGTGCTCACCGAGTCGAAAGGGGAGGAGCTTTTCTGCACCCGCACCCGCCGTCTCTCCCTGGAGCGGGTGGCCAAAGTGCGTGCGGCGCTGCTGGAGAATCTGGAGGAGCCGCCGACTCTGGAGGAGCTGGCCCGCCTGTGTGGCTGCAATCCGCAGTATCTCTCCCGCACGTTTTCGGAAGCGGCGGGCACCACCATCAGCCTCTATCTGCGCCGGCTGCGCATTGAGCGGGCGGCGGAGATGCTGGCGCATGGCCGGGCCAATGCCAGCGAGGCGGCCCTGGAGGTGGGCTACCGCAGTCTCAGTCATTTCAGCCAGGCATTCCGTGCGGAAAAAGGCATCACGCCCAGTGAATGGGTGCGCCGACCCGGAATCTCGGCGGAGGCGAATACAAACATCGGAGCAAATGCGAATACAAACGCCCGACAAATTCCGGCATGA